The window GGAATGAAGAAAGCGACAGAGCTGCATCTCACTTCCAGCGACCAAAGAAAATAGTGTTATCTCTGGAAAAGAAGAGAGCTGCAGTTGGCCTTTGGTAGCCTCTCCCAGGACAGGACCTTAGCAGAGGTGAACCCGGGGAACACAAGGTGTCAGTCAGAGTGCTGCTTTTCAGGACAATGTCTCATGCTGAACGTTCTAGAAACACAATTTATTGGACGAACATTTTAAGCAGGGAGAATGAGAATAACAACCATGTTCGCTGGCTAGTGAATTTGAGGAGGGAGAGACATAGAAGGTCAGTGTAAGAAACACACCATCCCAATCGACTCTCCTCCAATACTACCACCCTCCTTCCGttcttctttcttaaaaacatcttacaggtggctgtgaacatAGAATCTTTTCCTTGaactataaaaagacaaatatttatatttttcataatttaataTCTCAGCAATGAGAAGCCAGAAGCATTTTTATCTCTCTCGGGAGCAAAGCTTGGGGCTTTTTTGTTTCAGTGTGAGGGGCAGAACACGAAAGCCTCATGCGTCTAAGCAGATGAGTCTCTAGCCTCAAATCTGCATTTTTCTTGGGCTTGTTCAAGCTTTCTCCACATCATTTGAAAACTCGATCTCAATGACAGCATCAAGGTCATGCTTCTGCTAAGAACTGGCCTCATATCTGTCTCTGGACCACACTGACCCATTTTGAGGGAAACACTCTTGCTTAGCCTTTGGTTTTAGAACACAGTAAGCATGCCATGTGCTAATTACGGTCAGTGACGCCATAAAACGAAAGTGCATTACCGTGTGCTTTTAATTACTTATAATGATGGTAAGGTGGCATGTCATGGAGCCATTTTAGCCCCAGACATCACTCCAGAGAATTCCAAACAGATATAGACCTAGGCCACCAAGACCCAGCTCCTTCCCCTCGGGCTGTTTATCCACAGGAATAGGATGTCCTGAAGCAACACTTCCCCCAACTTGAGTGCTGATAAGTCCGGTTATCAGAAAGATATTGCTGTGGGTGTGATGCACAAGCGCGTGCATTTTCCCGATAGGTCAGTCCCGTGAAAGCTGGCAAAGACGGAAAAAGAGCTGCGCTGTGGTGCAATATTAACAGACAGCTGTCCCTGGCTTCCCGATAAGTGGGATGACTCGCATTGCTGAGCCGTGTGGTCACTGCCAAAGGAATGGCCCTCTCACATTTCTTCCTGATTCGTATACACTGTGGCCAGCTTGTCATCTCCCTCTTGGGCTTCCCAGACACTGAGTCTGGAATgaaaattcacctgcctctgagcTGGCCATCGGTGGGGGCAGGGGTGATACTTGACTTCCCAGGTTGGAAGATTATCTCACCCAGCCCTAGCTATATAACCAGCTGGTGTAGAGGGGCTCCGTCAGGACAACTCCAGGGGTTCATCCACGAGACAGAGACACATCCAGACTCATCGCTGCCAGCATGATGGTGCTGCGAGTAGAGGAGCTGGTACGTAAGACACCTTCGTCACCTGACCAAACCTGGTTCATCTTGGCTTTTATGCGAAAGCTCAGAAGCCCTTTCTTTTTGGGGCATAGTTTAATGTAAGGGAAGTCTGCAAATGTCAAGTACGGAACAGGGTTTGTTTGTGCCAGGAAACAAGTGGAAAATCTCAGAGCTGACAGCTATGCATTTTCTGCATATTTCTTGTTTATTGTCTTCTCCTTGGGTCTCATTACTGTGATATGCAATACTGTGGTTATCATGCCTTGGGGTACAAGTTTTATGGCAAAAATAAATGTCTGGACACTGCATAACTCAAGACTGAAATGAGAGAATTGAAAAGTAAGTGGGGCGTGTTGGTGAATTTCCAAAGAGAAAGTAGATCGCGCATGgctaaaagtaattttatgtgtGCCAACCTGATGTACACCTTGTCTTGCTCTTGAGAGAGCAGGTCATCCTGGGAGATCTGTAGTTATGCCTCCGACAGTACACTGCTTGAGTGTGGTGCTCAtcagggaggagggatggaggacatCCTTTGTGGAAAGTGACCCTAGTATGGCACTAACTTCACTGTCTTCCTCACATATAGGTAACAGGGAAGAAGAATAGCAATGGGGCCACAGGGGAATTCCTTCCTGGGGATTTCAGAGGTGGAGAATATGAAGCTGCCGTTGCTTTGGAGAAACAAGAAGATTTGAAGACACTTCCAGTGCACCGCGTGAACCTGGAGGAGGAACAACGGAAACGTGAGAAACAGCGAGAGGCAGAGGTGAGGACCTCCCGTGGAATCTAGCAGCAGGAACCTGGGGTGTAGAGATCCttgaagaaggggagaaggaaaataAACCCTTCTAAAGATGTTTCTTCACCGAATTTGAACCCACAAAGATGTAAAGAAGCAGTATTCTTGGAAATGATTTGGGAAATGATTCTTAGATGAGACCATGACCTCTGGATTCTGAATCaatgattttatgtgatatggccatGTTTTgatcaaaagacagaaaaatagtcATAACTAGGGAAGCCCCAGTGGGACACACCATTTACTTAATGTTGAGCCAAGATTTCTTCATTTTGATAACATAGTTGCTATGGATTGTCGTCAGAATAAGTTTGCTGTATTTACTGGCATTTGTTTTGTTGaagtttttattgatattttattccTTACTAACATAATAAGAAGTGCACTACTAGTTGTCAGTGACCTCTGTTCTGAGTCTCTGAGTAGTGGGGGTCACTTGAGAGAAAAATGACTCAATATTTGAGCACTTAGTATGTATTTTCCTTCCTAGGTAAAGCATATGTGAGTTTTTGAGAGTGAAAATTTCTATAGAAATCTGGGACTTATGGTACTAATTACAAAATGATCACTGAGAGACTTCATTGCGCCTCCATCCAATTAGTCAAGGGCTAATTCTTACAAGCAAAGGAAGTAAATATGACTGAGATTAAAATTAGACCCCAGATACCTtaacgaaaaaaaaaatcactgaagtCAGACATTTACttaaaagtgttttaaatttcctttctGAGCAAAGCATCCACACACTTCCTTCAGAACTTCAGTCTGTTCATACACCACCATAGTTAGAACTCATCAGACTTTTAAACATCTGATTtattcccccctctctcttttaagctcaaaaagaaaaaactagaacAAAGGTCAAAGCTTGAGAACTTGGAAGACCTTGAAATAATTGTTcagctgaagaaaagaaaaaagtacaagAAAACTAAAGTTCCAGTTGTGAAGGAGCCAGAACCAGAAGTTATTGTAAGGATGGTTTGGTTTCCAGGACTGTGCACTCAAGTGGGCTGTAGGGGTGTGCCGTGGAGAGAAGACGCCTGCAGAACCCTtgactctttctcttttctttcttctcctttctcctcaatctctctctctcttctttgtttctcttccacTTTGCCCTCCACTTCTTTaccaccctcctcttccttctcctgctctctctcctccatcctctctctttctttcttcttctctccctcctctttcctctctctagaCTGAACCTGTGGATGTGCCGAGATTTCTGAAAGCTGCACTGGAGAACAAACTGCCCGTCGTGGAGAAATTCCTGTCAGACAAGAACAGCCCTGATGTCTGCGATGAGGTAGGGTTCATGCCTTCCTGCAGGCTGTCAAATGCAGCCTTCAATGCCTTCCGCTTAAAAGTTTCTCCAGCTGTTGCTACATCTGCCAGGAGCATTAAAATGAATGTTttgttctcccccaccccacaaccCCCAAATACTAGATTAGCATGATGGATTGCATGGAGTTTTTCCTGTTCTCACATAATTCTGTCTGATTTATATGAAGAAAGCTTGTCTTTAACTTAGATCCTTCGGAGAGACTTCCATAAAGGCAAGGCCAAAAAGTTTCTCCTGAAGAAAGATATTATTAGCAGCATCATTGTTTAGAGCCAGATAGCTCAGCATTAGACGCGGGAGGTGGAATTCCTAGTTTAGCTCCATCACTGCCCGATTTGGAGCAGCTCCCGTGCGTTATCTTCGCCTCAGTTTATCTGTAAGCACAGTCTAATTCTGTTAGCCTAATGACTCGTTAATCCAAAGCCAACTTGCCAGAAATCGCGACTTTGCATTGCATCTCTGGTGAACTGAGAGGACAGTTCATACCAAGGCTGagagtttcctttcttttaaaaattaacttaatgGTTTTCAATATTTGATCTAGCACCGATTCAGGATGGAAGAAAACTGTCTGCCGTACTTGGCATGTGCAAATACGAAAGGTGACATTTCACCATGGAGATGGCTTTTGAGGTTTGAAGTTCACATCCCCTTGCCTTGGCCTTTAGCATTTAGGCTGGGTCTAGGCCCGGAAGCTCAGGTTCTAGCTGCCAGATGATTATTCTAATCCTGCAATTTCGGGAGCTTTGGTATTCTgattcataaaaaacaaaaaatcatggcCTTTCTATCACTTAGGTCATCATAGGCCAAGCTTCATAGCTCTTAAAGGATTATGCGCATTTTTATATGCACCACTATCTCTTGTTTTAATCTTCGACAGTATAAACGGACGGCTCTCCATAGAGCGTGCTTAGAAGGACACTTGGCAATTGTGGAGAAGCTAATGGAGGCTGGAGCCCAGATTGAATTCCGTGATATggtaaatatatttctttgtttggaAATGAGCCAAAGCAAGCAGGCTGTCTGAAAGCTCGGGAAAACGTACAATGAAAAACTGGCCCGATTGGACTGAAAATTGATCTGAGAAAACTAGTCAGGAGCTCACTTCTCCATACAAACGGACGCTGCGCGGTGGGGCTGGGTCATGTGGAAAGTATTTTCCAGAGGGTCTGAAAAGGAGAGGAGTGTtgcagagaagaagaggaagtgaaagtTGTTGGGCAGAATTCAACAATCTCACCAGAGAGTTTGGGTCATTATCAAGTCAGTAGCATTCCTGGCCTTTCAACACCCCACTCCTTGCTTCAGACAGTGCAGCCTGCTCCTGGCCTCTCGGCTACTTGCAATGCACGCAAATTTCCTAGCTGTGTATTTTATATGATGGATGCCAATTGCTACCGATGAGATTTGGAGTCAGGCTGCATACTAAATGAATCACAGCTAAGGAAAGTGGCTGCTATTCAGACCATAACAGTCAGCTGCTATGAGTTCCATAAAGACCAGTAGACAATCTATTTTATACCCTGAAGATTGAACTGGGaaatgcttcatttatttataggCAGCTCAATTTGACATTATGGTAAAAtggaaaaggaataaaaaaaaattccgaAGAACCTAGCCTGAATTGAATCAAAgggaaaaatattgaaaatattgaaaagtcttaagaaactaataataataaagtttggATGAAGAGATGCCCAAGTTTGGAATCTGGAAGTCCAGAGACATACCAAACAAAGCAGAGAGGTGGCAATCTCTTCTAAGTGCAGCATGCAGTGACCACAGTGATTGACAGCTGAGGTCCCTAGGTTGTGCTAGTGTAAACACAGCAGAGCCAGCAGGAAATGGCCAAAGAAAGACAGGGACCTGGGTTGAGGTGTTCGATCCAGATTAAGATATCCTGGGATATGATCAGACTTATTAAAATGCACACGAATCCAGCCACTCCCACACAGTTTAGCTGAGCTATTTAGAAGAACCTCAGAAGTGCCTCTCAAGACCAAGAATGCCCAGAGCTATCAGTGGCCCATATTCTCCGGGACCTTTGAAACCAAAGACCAACTCCCACTCCTAACAAAATTCTGCTTCACACTGTCttgtcttgtgttttttttcccccccaaaTAGCTTGAATCCACAGCCATCCACTGGGCATGCCGTGGAGGAaacctggatgtcctgaaactgttGTTGAACAAAGGCGCCAAAATCAGTGCCCGAGACAAGGTATTTCCCTGCCTTAGGCttctgctccctgcctgcctcggAGGCCCCTCTgctagtcacacacacacacacacacacacacacacacacacacaccatttgcaGGTGCCTGGGGCCTCGACAGTGTCTGTTCTCACGCCTTCCTCCGTTTTCTAACTTTTTAGCTGCTCAGCACAGCGCTGCACGTGGCCGTGAGGACTGGTCACTACGAGTGCGCGGAGCATCTCATCGCCTGCGAGGCGGATCTCAATGCCAAGGACAGAGTGAGTAACCGACAAAGCTGAGACACCTTATTGGAAATCCCTCAGGCAAACCAGGATACCCTGGCAGGATCCATTTCCTGGCTTCACACTTACTGCCTGCTTACCCTGCTTCTAGGAAGGAGATACCCCACTGCATGATGCTGTGAGGTTGAATCGTTACAAGATGATTCGGCTCTTGATGACCTTCGGGGCGGACCTCAATGTCAAGAACTGTGTAAGTAGTCAAAGCAAGGGTGCCACTGTTGGGCGACCTACTTTCCAGAATTTCTCAAGTATTTGCAAGTATAATTCCCATGGTAGTAACTTTTGAGATACACTGATGGTTCACATGTGTCTGTTTCCGTAAGGTTGTGACTTGGCAAGGACCTGGGTCACAGGGTCAAATATAGGGGAAACTAGAACTTCTGCTCTAACCTTGGAACCTAATAGTTCTTTGAAAGATTAGTCTTGAATAAAAGATAGTGAAAATTGTcacatttaaaatacacattgtggggccggagagatggcccagtgattaCAAGCacagtctgctcttccagaggacctgagttcaattcctagcaatcacatggtggctcacaaccatctataatgggattcaatgccctcttctggctcgcaggtatacatgcagagagagcatttatacataaaatacataaataaattaatcttacaaaaataaaataaaaaccacattggATAATTCCAACCTGCCTTGGTCATTCCTGGCTGAATAGAGACTGAAGTAGGTAGGAATAAATACACCTGCCTTTCTCAAAATAGCTCTGAATAACATAGAGACTGAAATTAATCAATAAGCAGTCTGGGGAATTCCAACTAGTCCTTCTTTCCTTACAACAATGCAGAATGTTGCCATTCTTCCAGGGGCCACCatgctctttctgatttttttaaaaaagctaactACTATTCATTCTCCACTTTATATGCATATGTCTTGAATTAATTTCCTACATTAGATCCCAAGAATTCTTACCTAAGTATACATATGTATTAATTTAACTTCATCTGTACATGGGGAATGTAGGGAACTTACCTTCATGGCTACGATCCCCAGACAAACATCTTTTACCGTAGCTTAAAGAAGAGCAGCAGGAGGATAGTCATATATTCCCAAAGAAATGCTCTTGAGGGTTTTGAAGAATTGTTAAAAAGAGGAAAGGTCTTCTTGAGGCAAATGACCGCCTCCTCTTCTTGTGTTACTGTGAGGCTGAAGGGACAGTTAGAAAGGAAACCGAGTGTGCCCCACATTCCAGCACTGTGGAAGAGGATCGTAGGTTCAAGACTAGCTTGGGCTACGTGGAGGGGGAACCTGACTTgatgaggagaagaaaggagtggGTAGGTGGCACCTTGGGGAATGTTAGCAGTAGGGTCCCTGCTAGGTACTGGGATTAGTGTCACCCAATATTTCTCTCTTCAAAAATGAACCTAAGGTATATTCAAGGAAATCTTCAAAGATGCAGAAAGTgagggcttatttatttattacaagcAATGAAAGACCATAAGCAGAaatgaatggtaatgtatattgtCACTAGGGCATATATATGACATCAGTGAGTGACTGCTAGGCTCTGAGGTTTCTTGATGGTGGCTCTTCTCCAGTCCAGTACCTTGACGCACTGTAGAATCGGAAATCTTTACTTGTTTTTGTAACTcacaaatttacatttaaaaaaaaatctcttgattctctcccttcctctttcctgactTGAGCAAAACCAACTCTCTGTGTTCATTAGCATATCAAAGCAGCCAGTCTAAAACCTCTGGGATCAAGAGTACTTCCCAATACAGATAGAAATACTTAGGATTTCTCATATCTAAAGAGAAGAATTGCAAAGTGCTGTGGTTTTAATATGTGTGAATATCTTGAGACATGTGCATGAAGGAGATCAAATTTGggactgaaaaaaattatttctttacatGTCTCTAACACCAATTtcaaagaaagtaaattttatAAGAAACCCTGGTGAAAATTCTGAGTTGTGAAGAACCTACAGAACCGTCAACAGCCGGGCAGCAACTGGATGGTTACCCGTGGCTTGGTGGTGGTATACTTACCATAGGTCTTCCAATAATGTTTCCTCAGTTCCCTTCTGCAAGGTCCTAGAAATAAATACCTACATACATTTTTGAATTTCACAATGACTTGAGGCTCTTTGTTACTTTAGTGCCTAAGGACCAGGATTTTTACCAATACCTGGGATGGTTCTGGGGATGGTGGGAGAAGAAGTCAATAGAAACAACATGAAAATCAGTGACAGGACAGGTAGCATAAACAGTACATCACTCACAGCAAAAAGCAGATGTGTTGATAATATGCCTCGTCAGACACAGAGGGCGTGGACTGACGGCACCTCCCACCTGGAAGTCAAAGTTCCCTTTCTTCTGTGTAGGCTGGGAAGACCCCCATGGACCTGGTCCTGCACTGGCAGAATGGAACCAAAGCAATATTCGACAGCCTCAAAGAGAATGGCTACAAAACCTCTCGCATAGCTACATTCTAAGGAAGGAGACTCTCGATAGGAGCTGTTCAGAGGCGTTTTTGAAGCACTGCCTACCGGAAGAGCAACCAGCTCTAAGATCCAGCTTTTGTTTGCCAGAGGGTAGAGGAGATAGACTTAAAGTTGCTTCGAGAAAGCACTGGGTTATAGGTGTTCAAATCGCCTTTAGTAATGCTCaccattcttatttatttctatttatttattaattttgtaacACTGGTATTCAGGCTTTCATGAGCACTTTGGGGGCGGGGGAGTAAAACTCAGTCTGTATGCAGCATTCAGTATCTTCCCATAGATCTTAAACCATGTGGGTGAGTGATGTCTACTCGCatacttttcttctctgtcacatAGAGCTATTCAACGCACTTTTAAATGGCAAGGGTGATCATTGCAGCTCTCTTCTGAATTCTTACTGCTCATCTTTGAATGAAGCAGCAGAAGGCATGTGTTGATGGGGAAGGGAGCGAAAGGGATTCTGCAGGACAGACACTGAAGCCTGCTGTTCACACAGAAGTTTGGTTTGATTGGTTGTTTACCAAGTCACACCACTCTCTGTCCCGAGGGGGAGGGAACTACACGGGTGAGTGCaggaaggaggtggagggagtgggaagtgaGGCCAAGATGAACTGCGTTCCCTGAAATCAAAGgcaaaaggaaagacagacactgtaaatgtgtaaatgtatattgtgttgtatgtatattttatattcataataaatgcaaacaaattCTAAACTAAAGCTGTTTGTCAGCGCAGTGGTGGGCATCTCTCTGGTAAAGAGTCCTTTAGGAAGACGCTTGTTTATCAGTCTTTCCAACTTTCTCAATCTGTATACAAATTAGCAAAGTCTAGGGGTTCGGGAagacggttcagtggttaacagcccttgctgtgcttgcagaggacctgagtttggctcccagcaccccataatggctcacaaacatccatAAAGCCAGTCCCAGGGGATTGGATGCTCTCCtcacttccacaggcaccaggcacacacatggtgcacataataCCTGCAGTCAAACGCTCATgcatgttaaaataaaataaatctaaaaacagttcataagaaatgaagaaggaggaggggaagaaaaaaaaaagaaatgtcctaTAGAAACCATAGTCTCAGAACTTAATGTGTTGACTGGTCACCCCAGATATCTTAATAAACTGAAGAATTGTCCTCAGCTGGTCTCAGGTGGGGCCTGCAAAtctgcatttttttgttttagttcaagtttttttttttatttctacagttGTGTTTATACATCCAAATGTTTTTACCTGTCACGTAATATTGTAATTGTCCACCCTTTTgcatttcttgagctctttaatgatgaaaataataaCTTAAACATATTTTATCCTTGGTAcctaaaaatactattttaacatttttaaaaatttatttttcaaaaaatgatcttttctcattttacataccaatctcagttcccactccctccccctcttcctgttccctcccccttccctccccaaccccacttcccatccactcctcagagagggtaagggagtcaacaaagtctagcacatcactttgaggcagatccaaggccctccccactacatctaggctgagcaaggtattcctccaaagagaatgggttccaaaaaaaaaaaaaaaaacagttctagcagttgggataaatcctggtctcactgccagtggccccacacagtctgccccagccacacaactgtcacccacacattcagagggcctagtttggtcctatgctggttccttccctgtcagactggagttggtgggctcctattagctcaggtcagctgtttcagtgggtgtccccatcatggccttgacctctttgctcacattctcactcctcccagtctttcatgggactttgggagctcagcccagtgcttggctgtggctctctgcctttgtttccatcagttgctggatgaaggttctatggtgacatttaagatattcatcaacctgactacaaggcaaggccatttcgggcaccctctcctctaatgcttagggtcttagctggggtcatccttgtggattcctgggaatttctctagtgccaggtttcttgctagccccataatggctccttcaatcaagatatctctttccttgctctccatctctgttcttcccccatcttgacgATCCAggtccctcaagttttcctctcccctccccctcttcttctcctcccctttccgCCCTCCCTTCCCCCTAACCCCAATCTCCAGGCTTTCTTACTAgctccagaggcagagaactAAAAAAAGCTGTTGTTTCCACTCTAATGGTGTGGAAAGAGAGACCCCTGGCGGGAAGAATGATTACTGCAGGTTAAGCAAGCACTTCTTGAGTTCTCATCAGGGCTTAACTCACTAATTAGGGGcttattaatctttgtattgtgGACAGGTGCTGACAGGGTCAAAGGCCTCCCATGAGAAAATATTCTGGATCAATGGCTTTTGACCTTCAGTGGGAAAAGTTTGTTGGCAAGTGCTAAGTGAGGCGCTAAAGACATCTGGTGAGAAAAATGCATCGGACCGTCTCAGCCCCACTGGGACAgacaagcaataaaaaaataagtagaaataatAGATAATATCAGTCTACTTTAGGTCCAATGAAGGGGGAACCTCAGAGTGCTCTCTCAGTGTCTAAAATGTGGAGGGCCATTTgtggtggtgatttttttttttgtttttgtttttgtttgtttttatgacttcTAGCTTGAGGGAGATTCTAAAAGATGAACAGGGCTTATTCAAGCCTGGAGTTCTGCAGGCAACAGAAGAGCGTGGGCAATCTCAAGGGTGTGGGGAATGTTTGGAACTCAGGACATATGATGTCTGAGGAAGACTCATGTCAAACCCCAGCACTGTCTTCCCATAGCATCCTGGATCACCTGGTCAGAGATCTCAACCTTCTTAAtcctgcgaccctttaacacagttcctcacattgtggtgacctccaaccataaaattatttttatttgtgcttcatctactgttatgaatcataatagaAACATccgtgttttctgatgatcttcaGTGACCCTTCTGAAAGGGTCTGGAGGGGTTGCGGGCCACAGGTTGAGAGTCAGTGATCTAAGCCATGGCATACAGTAAGTACTTCCAACACAGACAGTGTTCCTCTGCTCATGATGACAGTTGACTGACATTATTTACCCCGTTTCTACCACACTAACAGTTTTTAGAAGCGCCTGTCTTCCCCCTGAACCAGCTCTGCTTTGGGTCTTTTATCTTGTGTCCCTTTCTCCCTGAAGAAAATGCTTCATCGGCCGATGGAGAATTCTGCAAGTTGttcttgactttatttttattcagcCCTTTTGATCAAGACATATCAAACATGCTGACATCTTGTGAGAGTCTGCCCAGTACTCTGTGCCCTCCAACCTGGGCAAGGCCTGCAACAACAGGGTTATGCAAACATTCCTCCTGCCTCGTGGCCTTCAGGTTTGCTTactactctttttaaaaaggtttgtgtgtgtgtgtgtgtgtgtgtgtgtgtgtgcgcgcgcgcgccggAGCCCACGGAAGCCAGAAGTGTGGGATTCCCAGGCACTAGAGTTACAAGATATTTGAACTGCCCAAAgaaggtgctggggattgaacccaggtcctctggaagtgaatcaagtgctcttgactgctgagatcCTCTCCAGTCCCACCTCCACCCTGCTGTTTTTAGCTACAGCCTGAAGTTTCCTAAAAGGCAAATATGATCCAGAAAGTTCCCTCTTTCAACCCATTCAGCGGTGTCCCATTTTTCTTGGGATCAAGAGCAAACTCTTTAACTAGACATAAAATGTCCTTAACATTTGCTGCTGCTAGTCGTTATTCTTTTCAATATTGGGgtttaaacccagggcctcatgcacacAGGCAAGTGCCCAAGCCTGTGATGTACTTGAACTCACTCTAGTCTAGGCAATCCTTGCATTTGTGACCCTCTTACCTTggtctcctgagtagctggaattacaagcctcCAGACAGCCGGTGAATCGGCTCAACGttattccagagtataaggaAAATACTTGGGCGACAAATCCTAATTCACATTCAGTGGCAATGGTCCCATTATAAGGTTTTCTATGTGGCAGTGGGCTCCTATAACAGAGCTCCTACCACAGGTCTCAGTTATCATTACGTGCAGCAGGGGAGGCTTCCAGCAGGAATCTCTGCCAAGGGTCACCCTAGAGATAAATCGGGTATCTGGTTTAGAAacagctttcagataaggtcagtcctccaGGCCCAGGGACATTCTGCAGATAAGGGCAGGTAGCAAGCAGGAAGTTTCATCATGGAGGGAGTTTTCATGTCAGAGCTTTTGGAAAAAGCTGCCAGGCCAA of the Chionomys nivalis chromosome 8, mChiNiv1.1, whole genome shotgun sequence genome contains:
- the Ankrd1 gene encoding ankyrin repeat domain-containing protein 1, which produces MMVLRVEELVTGKKNSNGATGEFLPGDFRGGEYEAAVALEKQEDLKTLPVHRVNLEEEQRKREKQREAELKKKKLEQRSKLENLEDLEIIVQLKKRKKYKKTKVPVVKEPEPEVITEPVDVPRFLKAALENKLPVVEKFLSDKNSPDVCDEYKRTALHRACLEGHLAIVEKLMEAGAQIEFRDMLESTAIHWACRGGNLDVLKLLLNKGAKISARDKLLSTALHVAVRTGHYECAEHLIACEADLNAKDREGDTPLHDAVRLNRYKMIRLLMTFGADLNVKNCAGKTPMDLVLHWQNGTKAIFDSLKENGYKTSRIATF